A stretch of the Ostrea edulis chromosome 9, xbOstEdul1.1, whole genome shotgun sequence genome encodes the following:
- the LOC125649432 gene encoding E3 ubiquitin-protein ligase TRIM36-like, producing MDPFRRAQIILLCDLCKTAHLQSHCERCDINLCQTCVGKHLSDSSIRHKVVLYKYRKSLNYSTCPDHADELCKHYCEKCDISVCSTCVSSSKHEGHDISDILEKLSAKTESLQKDLDELETKIYPRYEEMASGVQTEKAELETNYGELTTIADQQGEVLHREITAIVNQRKSDIQEMKNKHLSTLNKNTEEITQKMAELKQIMSDLRSILKSNDVSLTSTYKSRNSEFTTLPPKVRVTVPSFSAQKINKDQLNEMFGSLSPLSINTEHGDTMKSAEAVSSPPVKPLLDEPRVTATIDTGYKHLARVSCLSEDQVWTCGDNETMKLLNLQSKLLTSIQTKSGNWPRAIAVTRDGDLVYTDYNDNTINLVKNKQIQTVITLQGWRPLNVCSTASDDLLVTMDSDDDKQSKVVRYSGSTEKQSIQFDDQGRPLYLSGDYTKYLSENKNLDICVADRSARAVVVVNQSGKLRFRYTGHPSNTKQSFSPRGITTDSQSHILTADHHNDRIHILDQDGQFLRYIHCDLDYPLGLCVDIRDNLFVAECNTAKVKKIQYL from the coding sequence ATGGACCCGTTCCGCAGAGCCCAGATTATCCTATTGTGTGACCTCTGTAAAACTGCCCacctacagagtcactgtgaacgTTGTGATATAAATCTATGCCAGACCTGTGTTGGGAAGCACCTCTCGGATTCGTCTATAAGACACAAAGTCGTGCTCTATAAATACAGAAAATCTCTTAACTACTCAACATGTCCAGACCACGCCGACGAACTCTGTAAACATTACTGTGAGAAATGTGACATTtctgtctgttctacctgcgtcTCCTCAAGTAAACATGAAGGTCacgatatatcagatattctggaaaaactcagcgctaaaacagaaagtttacagaAAGATCTGGACGAACTCGAGACCAAAATTTACCcgcgatatgaagaaatggcgtcCGGTGTGCAAACTGAGAAAGCCGAGTTAGAAACGAATTACGGAGAACTAACAACAATTGCCGATCAACAAGGAGAAGTCTTACACCGGGAaatcaccgccattgtcaaccagcggaaatccgacattcaggagatgaaaaataaacacctatctaccctgaataaaaatacagaagaaatcacacagaaaatggcggaactcaaacagatcatgtccgacttgagatcaatcctaaaatcaaatgacgtctccttaacctctacttacaaatctaggaattccgaatttacaacattaccgcctaaagtccgagttACAGTACCCAGTTTTTctgctcagaaaataaacaaagatcagctcaatgaaatgtttggttctctgtcgccattatccattaacacagaacatggcgacacaatgaagtcagcagaagctgtatcgtctcctccagtcaaaccactgcttgatgagccgcgcgtcaccgccaccatagacactgggtataaaCATCTAGCCAGagttagctgtctgagtgaagatcaagtctggacatgcgGGGATAACGAAaccatgaagctgctcaacctccagagtaaactactgacatcaatacaaaccaagtcagggaacTGGCCGCGggccatagcagtgacacgggacggagatcttgtttatactgactataATGATAACACTATAAACttagttaagaataaacagatacagactgtgatcacactacaggggtggagacctcTCAATGTCTGCAGTACCGCCTCTgatgatctcctggttaccatggacagtgatgatgacaaacaatccaaagtcgtgcgttactccggctccacagagaaacaaagcattcagtttgatgatcagggtcgtcctctctatttATCTGGTGATTACACtaaatacctcagtgagaacaagaacctggatatctgtgtggctgaccgGTCAGCTagagcagtagtggtggtcaatcagtcaggaaaactccgatttagatacactggtcatccctctaataccaagcAATCATTTAGTCCAcgcggcatcactacagacagccagagtcacatcctgacagcagaccaTCACAAtgaccgtatccacatcctagatcaggacggacagttcctccgttacattcactgtgatttagaCTATCCAttaggtttatgtgtggacatcagagacaacctctttgtggctgagtgtaacactgctaaagtgaagaaaatccaatatctataa